The following coding sequences lie in one Leishmania panamensis strain MHOM/PA/94/PSC-1 chromosome 19 sequence genomic window:
- a CDS encoding protein kinase, putative (TriTrypDB/GeneDB-style sysID: LpmP.19.0560), whose amino-acid sequence MMLPPSAPSWDPGPPDPALYSTTSSRDDTPEYGDTPTSPSCLHIVRTTPPGLSAEDGTASPTPASMEMSKRETHHSQCSTAQPLKPLTAELSLASVAEVPRCTLAGVTMQSSGDLPHSSMDGGGVSSALIRATPTAPLAQVDGPLRLPLFTNPSSVRLRLDVMLQVSSGNAISDQARTSASSTSSNRREVSRTWQQSPLTFVSQLPSDSCIRASSLAGFCVQHVKAHGRNEVPFPAPPSVHPALSTTNSAGVVSVLSDTHFDRSVDDACGAVESNFIGAAAASCTVVHATPSAFGAPPRPSTALSSGLAGVGGAPSLNSSNPSTSVSALKDRHSSGTGMDWVPSKSSSLQPFRASLLDSDDVGAEDFGSEVSGTEVTSVRVEVSHRRCDSAVTGGRCSRLASGRSVSTPVSGALGGFAPDVSGTSAGGTTASVAAVRPAGTGSGGGAEVQATGCPFSWRMFSSLTSQRGSGDGGAPASSLGIFQSGLFLSMDESDALPASVMDVPMTPQSFSTMLLARESGEGVPYTFRTSSAASVATTNGARFSPFPPPVPEGSDTLLGLSSQQATILSGAAEEVWCRDGVTVKRTEEWCVDGGDRDSHGACTRSTTVTSGFGQRPSLVTDSGSAGLVLGGHYMTPLSSFHLATGSSQPEMPMSGVNVDEIPSTPTDLTALPHPPPLFSAHHRRQRQGGLHRNCGGGVGSSSSRVDWETGVIETDRLERARAVSKDSARTYEIVNEKYVMYDYELGKGSYSTVQLSYNLVDGHFYAVKVLDCARLKRRQLGSEASLCKIDQEITMMKQVQHRNIIALHEVIRDPSMRYVYLVLELAESREVLSMRDNGDVLPRGENAASKAYPEDTTREIVKGLLQALMYAHYLGVAHRDIKPSNVLRTADGTVKLCDFGVSVLAGEVAMQLNREGSVAFLAPELLLSREADVTRSLTPPDSSLSTTQNRSALHILGDDTLASTARTACITVTSTTTTTSAMQLASSVRQASPMEEAATSAPCLTAVFADATLQPSPRATSSRSPQREMASLSGDTSSSIPPQASSVSLPQRDACGDGGAPHQASFRTSSLSPRGTAAPAHGTADVMVSATPCSGYVSAASPLTGTSWTSTPAVQQLGYPLIAVDHTPVDLFKADVFALGVTVYTMLLGQLPWRASSAESQRTAILAEPDPFLRLYKAAYGDAYTWPAKIREACMPCCDMIAGDAFPVTSPATVLASNKDGRSASHGNANYSERSEEPRVCAAEKGNGAAPSRTTALPCKWTQWSSTGASQDECTSGPERCALTATKWVAAPHFYCDVTTRRDPNSVNHVAQYSSKTAGLSCPTSHLLATKATEGSSRALSDLAQARSDDDDSRVEFAASLPPMPQQPPQWKSLVDVSLGSVPIKKATAADTSTTEQAQMTVTHRRGGDSERVEGDLRDKNATRACVTSSTSASTLLPSQFATQTRLGAVMKVSNAHSSCAGEYAAWQSWGAALKGTEDPPPLRPPRPTTTPDQLNMRHHVLKADNGDWTATDVPDAVTSVRESTMEARQWMRRSSSDLLSTVLSTVVSTTVSCSAATSTTSSLSSDDEEDLESCESIYERLFEQEQPCRPYKVAEHMPLPLVPGASREISGDAVDFVRSCLHLDPTERRTVFELFRHPWIRGEEKAGVAELSTSLKLPRRSSSVDENGGDEESSFSP is encoded by the coding sequence ATGATGCTACCGCCTAGTGCACCGTCTTGGGATCCAGGCCCACCTGACCCAGCTCTGtactccaccacctcctcgcgcgaCGACACACCCGAGTACGGTGACACTCCCACTTCACCGAGTTGTTTGCACATTGTACGCACGACACCACCTGGTCTCTCTGCTGAAGATGGCACGGCCTCTCCAACCCCCGCTTCTATGGAGATGTCAAAGAGGGAAACTCACCACTCCCAGTGTAGCACTGCTCAACCTCTGAAGCCACTCACGGCAGAGCTATCTCTAGCGTCCGTGGCTGAGGTGCCACGCTGCACGTTGGCGGGAGTAACGatgcaaagcagcggcgaTCTACCACATTCCTCCAtggacggcggtggcgtgtcCTCGGCATTGATTCGAGCAACACCTACAGCGCCCCTAGCGCAAGTGGATGGTCCGCTACGGCTGCCGTTGTTTACCAACCCGTCCTCTGTACGCCTGCGCCTGGACGTGATGCTGCAAGTATCCAGCGGCAACGCAATCTCTGACCAGGCTAGAACCAGCGCATCCTCAACATCAAGCAATCGCAGAGAGGTCTCCAGGACGTGGCAACAGTCCCCGCTAACCTTCGTTTCTCAGCTGCCCTCCGACTCTTGCATACGAGCATCGTCGTTGGCGGGATTTTGTGTCCAACATGTCAAGGCGCACGGGCGCAACGAAGTACCGTTTCCTGCCCCGCCGTCGGTGCACCCCGCCTTGTCGACGACTAATTCCGCGGGCGTAGTGTCCGTCTTATCTGATACGCACTTTGACAGGAGTGTCGATGATGCATGCGGTGCCGTCGAGTCGAACTTTATtggagccgccgctgcgtcgtgcACGGTAGTGCATGCGACTCCGAGCGCATTTGGCGCTCCACCTCGCCCCAGCACtgcgctcagcagcggtCTCGCCGGCGTCGGCGGAGCGCCATCATTAAACTCTTCCAATCCCTCGACTAGTGTGTCTGCTCTGAAGGATCGCCatagcagcggcaccggcatGGACTGGGTGCCGAGTAAATCGAGCTCGCTACAACCATTCCGCGCGAGCTTGCTCGACAGCGACGATGTCGGCGCAGAGGACTTTGGCAGCGAAGTGTCGGGCACAGAGGTCACCTCTGTCAGAGTGGAGGTCTCTCACAGAAGGTGCGATAGCGCAGTGACGGGCGGCCGGTGTAGTCGCCTGGCTAGTGGGAGAAGCGTCAGCACCCCTGTCAGTGGTGCGCTCGGTGGTTTCGCACCGGATGTAAGCGGCACCTCAGCAGGGGGAACGACAGCCAGTGTCGCAGCTGTCCGACCTGCAGGAACGggaagcggtggcggagcCGAGGTGCAAGCGACTGGATGCCCCTTTAGTTGGCGCAtgttctcttccctcacctCCCAGCGCGgtagcggcgacggcggagcGCCTGCATCGTCCCTAGGCATATTTCAAAGcggcctttttctttccatgGACGAGAGCGACGCGCTGCCGGCGTCTGTCATGGACGTGCCCATGACGCCACAGAGCTTTTCAACAATGCTGCTGGCGcgggagagcggcgaggggGTGCCGTACACCTttcgcaccagcagcgccgcttccgtGGCGACAACAAACGGTGcgcgcttctctccttttcctcctcctgtgcCCGAGGGTAGCGACACGCTACTTGGGCTGTCCTCACAGCAGGCGACGATTCTGTCAGGAGCCGCAGAGGAAGTCTGGTGCAGAGACGGGGTGACCGTAAAAAGAACGGAGGAGTGGTGCGTCGACGGCGGGGATCGCGACAGCCACGGGGCATGCACCAGGAGTACGACTGTCACCTCCGGGTTCGGACAGCGCCCCAGCCTGGTCACCGACAGCGGAAGCGCTGGGCTCGTCTTGGGCGGACACTACATGACGCCGCTCAGCAGCTTTCATCTCGCCACTGGCAGCAGTCAGCCGGAGATGCCCATGAGCGGTGTCAACGTGGACGAGATCCCTTCCACCCCAACAGACCTCACCGCTTtaccccacccaccgccgctgttctctgcgcaccaccggcgccagcggcaagGCGGTCTTCACCGCAactgtggcggcggtgtgggcagcagcagctcccgcGTAGATTGGGAGACGGGCGTAATCGAAACGGACAGGCTGGAGCGCGCGCGAGCGGTATCAAAGGATAGCGCAAGGACGTACGAGATTGTGAACGAGAAGTACGTTATGTATGATTACGAGCTGGGCAAAGGGTCCTACTCGACAGTGCAGTTGTCCTATAACTTGGTGGATGGCCATTTCTACGCCGTGAAGGTACTGGATTGTGCTCGACTAAAGCGTCGCCAGCTCGGCTCCGAGGCAAGTCTGTGCAAGATTGATCAAGAAATCACAATGATGAAGCAGGTGCAGCACAGAAACATTATCGCGCTACACGAGGTTATTCGCGACCCCAGCATGCGCTACGTCTACCTTGTGCTGGAACTGGCGGAGTCCAGGGAGGTGCTATCGATGCGAGACAACGGTGATGTGCTGCCACGCGGCGAGAACGCTGCCTCCAAGGCCTACCCGGAAGACACCACGCGTGAGATTGTGAAAGGGCTACTGCAGGCACTCATGTACGCGCACTACCTTGGCGTTGCGCACCGCGACATCAAACCGTCTAACGTCCTGCGCACTGCGGACGGCACAGTGAAGCTGTGCGACTTTGGTGTCTCGGTTCTTGCTGGGGAAGTTGCGATGCAGCTGAACCGCGAAGGCAGCGTGGCGTTCTTGGCCCCGgagttgctgctgtcgaggGAGGCGGATGTTACGCGCTCTTTGACGCCGCCCGACTCATCTCTGAGCACCACACAAAACAGGAGCGCGCTGCACATACTCGGTGACGACACGCTAGCCAGCACCGCCAGGACCGCGTGCATAACTGTCACCTCGACTACAACAACCACGAGTGCAATGCAGCTTGCCAGCTCCGTCAGGCAGGCTTCACCCATGGAGGAGGCCGCCACGTCGGCCCCGTGTCTCACCGCTGTGTTCGCAGACGCTACCCTACAACCCAGCCCACGTGCGACATCGTCACGCTCGCCGCAGCGAGAGATGGCGAGCCTCAGTGGCGACACTTCGAGTAGCATTCCTCCACAGGCGTCATCGGTatctctgccgcagcgcgacgcctgcggtgacggtggcgccCCCCATCAAGCTTCCTTccgcacctcctcactgTCCCcccgcggcactgcagcacctgcccATGGCACCGCAGACGTGATGGTGTCTGCCACTCCTTGCAGTGGTTATGTCTCCGCTGCGTCACCGCTGACGGGTACATCTTGGACGTCCACCCcggccgtgcagcagctgggctATCCGTTGATAGCCGTTGACCACACACCGGTCGACCTGTTCAAGGCGGACGTCTTCGCGCTGGGGGTGACCGTGTATACCATGCTCCTAGGCCAGCTACCGTGGCGGGCGTCGAGTGCGGAGTCGCAGCGCACAGCCATACTCGCCGAGCCCGATCCTTTTCTGCGCCTCTACAAGGCGGCGTACGGCGACGCCTACACGTGGCCGGCAAAAATTCGAGAGGCGTGCATGCCGTGTTGTGACATGATCGCCGGCGACGCTTTCCCCGTCACCTCCCCTGCCACCGTGTTGGCAAGCAACAAGGATGGCCGCAGCGCCAGTCACGGCAATGCGAACTACTCAGAGCGAAGTGAGGAGCCGCGGGTGTGTGCTGCGGAAAAGGGCAATGGGGCGGCGCCGTCACGAACGACTGCCCTCCCCTGTAAGTGGACCCAGTGGAGCAGCACGGGAGCGAGCCAGGACGAATGCACCTCGGGGCCGGAGAGGTGCGCGCTGACAGCGACGAAGTGGGTTGCCGCTCCTCACTTTTACTGCGATGTCACCACTCGGAGAGACCCCAACTCGGTCAACCACGTCGCTCAGTACAGCAGCAAAACTGCTGGTTTGTCGTGTCCCACGAGTCACCTGCTGGCGACGAAAGCAACGGAGGGCTCATCTCGCGCCCTAAGCGACCTCGCACAGGCGCGAAGTGATGACGATGACTCGAGGGTGGAGTTTGCAGCATCCCTGCCACcgatgccgcagcagccccctCAGTGGAAGTCCCTTGTGGACGTCTCCCTTGGCTCGGTCCCCATCAAGAaagccaccgcagcggacACGTCCACCACGGAGCAAGCTCAGATGACGGTGACGCATCGCCGGGGCGGCGATAGCGAGCGCGTCGAGGGAGACTTGCGGGATAAGAACGCCACGAGAGCGTGCGTCACGTcgagcacctccgcctctaCGCTACTGCCCTCGCAATTCGCGACCCAGACACGGCTTGGGGCCGTGATGAAGGTTTCGAACGCGCACTCGTCCTGTGCGGGCGAGTATGCGGCCTGGCAGTCGTGGGGCGCAGCGTTGAAGGGTACAGAAGATCCCCCACCGCTGCGACCGCCCAGGCCCACGACGACGCCGGATCAGCTGAATATGCGCCATCACGTTCTCAAGGCCGACAACGGCGACTGGACAGCGACTGACGTACCTGATGCGGTAACTAGCGTGAGGGAAAGCACGATGGAAGCGAGGCAGTGGATgcggcgctcctccagcgaccTCCTGAGTACTGTTCTGTCAACGGTAGTCAGCACAACCGTATcttgcagcgctgctacATCGACCACATCTTCCCTGTcgagcgacgacgaggaggacctAGAATCGTGCGAGAGCATCTACGAGCGACTCTTTGAGCAGGAGCAGCCGTGCCGCCCATACAAGGTAGCGGAGCACATGCCTCTACCTCTAGTGCCAGGCGCCTCTCGCGAGATTagcggcgacgccgttgACTTTGTGCGATCGTGTCTCCACTTGGACCCCACAGAACGTCGCACTGTGTTCGAGCTGTTCCGCCATCCCTGGATTcgcggagaggagaaagcggGGGTGGCGGAGCTCAGCACCTCCCTCAAGCTCCCGAGACGGTCCTCGTCAGTGGACGAGAACGGTGGTGACGAGGAATCGTCGTTTAGTCCTTGA